One genomic segment of Triplophysa rosa linkage group LG22, Trosa_1v2, whole genome shotgun sequence includes these proteins:
- the LOC130546456 gene encoding lysozyme C II-like, translating to MPIGISGYAGASLGDWVCFQYWESRYNTAATNRNRDGSTDYGIFQINSQYWCDDGCTPGRICHERWGKHGQRTQVQTVIKARQQGITTWYVWRNHCKNKNVTQYIAGCGV from the exons ATGCCCATAGGCATAAGTGGCTATGCAGGTGCCAGTCTGGGTGATT GGGTTTGCTTTCAGTATTGGGAGTCTCGCTACAACACGGCAGCCACAAACCGCAACAGGGATGGCTCAACAGATTATGGGATTTTCCAGATCAACAGTCAGTACTGGTGTGATGATGGCTGCACCCCTGGCCGTATCTGTCATGAACGCTGGGGGaaacatggacagaggacccaagtgcagacagtg ATCAAAGCGAGACAGCAAGGCATTACCACATG GTACGTCTGGCGTAATCACTGCAAGAACAAAAATGTGACTCAATATATCGCAGGATGTGGAGTTTAA